AACGCAATACAACCACTGTGACAAATACCTGCCACCAAGCAAGAAGTGAGTCTATCACAGTATAATAGCAGGTCCCCGGATCCTAGACCCGGAGATATCGTCGTAAGGATACCGTCGAGACGATCGCGGAAAGCAGCATCGCGCCGACAATCAGCGCCGGAGCCATCAGCCACACCGTCGCCTGATTGACGAACGGCATCCACTGCACCGTCTTGGCAAGCCAATCCGTGATGAACAATTTGACGATGGCGCTCAATGCCACACACGAGAGCAACGAGCCCAAGAGCGAGGCCAAAACCCCTTCAAGCACGAACGGCAATCGAATCGTCCAATTCGAGGCTCCGACCAAACGCATGATCTCCGTCTCGTTTTTTCTGCTTGCCGCGCTCATACGTATGGTGATCGCCGTCAGCAGGACAGCCACGACGACCATCACCCCTGCCAGAACCAACGTGACCGCAGTGCCTTTGTTGAGCACCGCGAAAACAGGGTCGAAGATCTGCCGCTGATCGAGCACCTCTTCAACGCCTTGGCTTCCTGAAAGCGTCTCCGAGACCTCCTGGTATTTGGTGGGGTCTTTGAGCTTGAGCCTCAATGAATCCTGCATATCCGCAGCCGTCAGGGTACGACCCTGGTAGATGCCGTTGGGATATTGCTTGAGGAAGGTGTTCTTATAGAAATCCTCACGGCTTTCGTACGAAATCTTCGAGACCACCTTGCCCAACTCGTCATGAATCTTGTTCTGCAGCGTGATGATCTCCTTCTGGGTCGGAGCCTTGCCGGCCGAGCAATTGGCGGCCTGGCTGGTGCCGTCAGGGCAAAGCCAGACCACGACTTCGACCTCCTTGTACCAGTCCCCTTTGGCGCGGGTGATCTGCGCCTGCATCAGGCCTGAAGCACCGATGAAAAGGAAGGAAATAAACGTGACCAGAAGCACGGAAAGAATCATCGAGACATTCTGTCTCAGACTCGTCCATGTCTCCGAAAGGATAAACCGTGCTCTCATTTGCGCTCCCCCGCGTTCTTTGCACTTGTATGGCCCGGTGCATCGTGAACCTGTTTTCCTTGCCCGTTGCCCTTGGCCATCGGCTTACGTTGCGCATCGGATTGCGACGGCGGAACCGGAGGCGCGGGCAAAGACGGCGTTCCGGTCTTCCTCCTGGCGGATTTTGCGGTATTCTCCGGTTCGCTCTCCCGCGCGAAACGTTTCGAATCTCCAGCCGTCAGCTTCTCTGCGGCATCAGCTTTCAGATGCTCCGCATGCCGTTGCGCATCAGGTTCGCTGTTGGCCGTGCGAGCGACGTTTCCGCTCTTCGCAGCTTGCGGGCTGCCGGATCCGGCGAACTTGGACTGCTTGTTTTCCGCGCCAGCCGAAGGTGAAGAATTCTTGCCGTATGCTGAACGTTGCGACTTCTTGCCCTGCCGGT
The window above is part of the Bifidobacterium sp. ESL0704 genome. Proteins encoded here:
- the ftsX gene encoding permease-like cell division protein FtsX, giving the protein MRARFILSETWTSLRQNVSMILSVLLVTFISFLFIGASGLMQAQITRAKGDWYKEVEVVVWLCPDGTSQAANCSAGKAPTQKEIITLQNKIHDELGKVVSKISYESREDFYKNTFLKQYPNGIYQGRTLTAADMQDSLRLKLKDPTKYQEVSETLSGSQGVEEVLDQRQIFDPVFAVLNKGTAVTLVLAGVMVVVAVLLTAITIRMSAASRKNETEIMRLVGASNWTIRLPFVLEGVLASLLGSLLSCVALSAIVKLFITDWLAKTVQWMPFVNQATVWLMAPALIVGAMLLSAIVSTVSLRRYLRV